One window of the Endomicrobium proavitum genome contains the following:
- a CDS encoding isocitrate/isopropylmalate dehydrogenase family protein produces MAHKITLIPGDGTGPEISEVTAKVVEATGVKIDWEIAHAGVDIMAKEGTPLPQSTLDSVRKNKVALKGPVTTPIGTGFRSVNVAIRKELDLYSCLRPCKTYKGVKSKYDNIDLVVVRENTEDLYAGVEFAEDTDESKKIIELSKNKIREHSAISIKPISAFGSERIVRYAFEYAVKNNRRKVTAVSKANIMKATDGLFYKIAREVAKDYEGKIEYEERLIDNMCMQLVQKPELYDVIALPNLYGDILSDLCAGLVGGLGVAPGANLGKDIAVFEAVHGSAPKYKGLNKVNPTALILSAKLMLEYIGETSAAYRLEKAVSEVIAEKKQVTYDLGGYAGTKEMGEAIIAKLK; encoded by the coding sequence ATGGCTCATAAAATTACGTTAATTCCGGGAGACGGAACCGGTCCTGAAATATCGGAAGTTACGGCGAAAGTTGTGGAAGCTACCGGAGTAAAAATAGATTGGGAAATAGCTCACGCCGGCGTTGATATAATGGCAAAAGAGGGAACGCCTCTTCCTCAAAGCACTTTGGATTCCGTCAGGAAAAATAAAGTCGCTTTAAAGGGACCCGTTACAACTCCTATAGGAACAGGTTTTCGTTCGGTTAACGTTGCCATAAGAAAAGAGCTTGACTTATATTCCTGCTTAAGACCGTGCAAAACATACAAAGGCGTTAAATCAAAATACGACAATATAGATTTAGTTGTCGTTAGAGAAAACACCGAAGATTTATACGCAGGCGTTGAATTTGCCGAAGATACCGACGAATCAAAAAAAATAATTGAGCTTTCTAAAAATAAAATAAGAGAGCATTCCGCAATTTCCATAAAACCTATTTCGGCTTTCGGAAGCGAAAGAATTGTCCGATATGCGTTTGAATACGCAGTAAAAAATAACAGAAGAAAAGTTACCGCCGTTTCAAAAGCAAATATTATGAAAGCTACCGACGGACTTTTCTATAAAATTGCAAGAGAAGTTGCAAAAGATTACGAAGGCAAAATTGAATACGAAGAAAGACTTATAGATAATATGTGCATGCAGCTTGTGCAAAAGCCGGAACTTTACGACGTTATAGCGCTGCCGAATTTATACGGCGATATTTTGTCGGACTTGTGCGCAGGGCTTGTAGGCGGGCTTGGCGTTGCTCCGGGAGCAAATCTCGGAAAAGATATCGCGGTTTTTGAAGCCGTTCACGGTTCCGCGCCAAAATATAAAGGGTTAAACAAAGTTAACCCAACGGCGTTAATATTATCTGCAAAACTTATGCTTGAATATATCGGTGAAACAAGCGCCGCATACAGACTTGAAAAAGCCGTTTCCGAAGTTATCGCCGAGAAAAAACAGGTTACTTACGATTTAGGCGGATATGCAGGAACTAAAGAAATGGGCGAAGCTATTATAGCAAAGCTAAAATAG
- a CDS encoding acetate/propionate family kinase has product MKVLVVNCGSSSVKYTLFDMDGEKKIAWGIIECIGLPEAYYKRQTSGTEEKKDSVKVTNHTEAVELIIKNLLDKKTGSINNIDEISVVGHRIVHGGEKFSKPVLVTPEVKEGLKSCFAIAPLHNPAHYAGIVAVEKMLPGIPSVLVFDTAFHQTMPDYAYMYALPYELYEKDHIRKYGFHGTSHNYVSQRAAAMLGKPIGELNLITAHLGNGSSITAIQKGKVIDTSMGFTPLPGVVMGTRCGDIDPAIIAYLMDEYPQYRDGATINNLMNKKSGLYGISGLSGDMRTIVKAVAAGNKKAKLAFDMLTYSVKKYISSYFGLLNGIDALVFTAGIGENSPSVREKICENLSALGIEMDVAENNEPSGEERVVSTAKSKVKILIIPTNEELMIARESKKVLSNG; this is encoded by the coding sequence ATGAAAGTTTTAGTTGTCAACTGCGGGTCTTCGTCTGTTAAATATACGCTTTTTGATATGGACGGAGAGAAGAAAATAGCTTGGGGAATAATAGAGTGCATAGGGCTTCCCGAAGCTTATTATAAAAGACAAACTTCAGGGACCGAAGAAAAAAAAGATTCCGTTAAGGTTACAAACCATACGGAAGCGGTAGAACTTATAATAAAAAATCTTTTAGATAAAAAAACAGGCAGCATTAACAACATAGACGAAATTTCCGTTGTCGGTCACAGAATAGTTCACGGCGGAGAAAAGTTTTCAAAACCGGTTCTTGTTACGCCGGAGGTTAAAGAAGGGCTGAAGTCGTGTTTTGCAATAGCGCCCCTTCACAACCCTGCGCATTACGCGGGAATTGTCGCCGTTGAAAAAATGCTTCCCGGAATTCCTTCCGTTTTGGTTTTTGACACGGCTTTCCATCAGACAATGCCGGACTACGCGTATATGTATGCGCTTCCTTACGAACTCTACGAAAAAGACCACATAAGAAAATACGGTTTCCACGGAACGTCTCACAATTACGTTTCACAGCGTGCGGCGGCAATGCTTGGCAAGCCTATCGGTGAACTTAATTTAATTACCGCGCATCTTGGAAACGGTTCAAGCATAACCGCAATACAAAAAGGTAAAGTTATAGACACGTCCATGGGCTTTACTCCTTTGCCCGGCGTAGTTATGGGCACCCGCTGCGGAGATATAGACCCGGCGATAATTGCATATCTTATGGACGAATATCCTCAATACAGAGACGGCGCAACTATTAATAATTTAATGAATAAAAAAAGCGGACTCTACGGAATTTCAGGGCTTTCCGGAGATATGAGAACTATCGTTAAAGCCGTAGCCGCCGGAAATAAAAAAGCCAAACTTGCTTTTGATATGCTTACATACAGCGTAAAAAAATATATAAGTTCGTATTTTGGGCTTTTAAACGGAATAGACGCGTTGGTGTTTACTGCAGGCATAGGGGAAAATTCTCCGTCAGTGCGCGAAAAAATTTGTGAAAATCTTTCCGCCTTGGGAATAGAAATGGACGTTGCCGAAAATAACGAGCCGTCAGGGGAAGAAAGAGTAGTTTCCACCGCTAAATCTAAAGTTAAAATATTGATAATTCCTACAAATGAAGAACTTATGATTGCGCGCGAGTCAAAGAAGGTTTTGTCAAACGGTTAA
- a CDS encoding YceD family protein yields MKQFQINISEFSSPDDIVEKKVDNFSIEGLPNKLSADIKAVKIIGDNRAYVSGTVKGYGELECSRCLEIYKHPIDLKIASDIVFDEGVADVGEEIRQLVILEMPSRPLCSDKCLGICKVCGRINKENDSCSCDKEDKSIKETWAGLLENARNKNKKS; encoded by the coding sequence ATGAAGCAGTTTCAAATTAATATTTCGGAGTTTTCATCGCCGGATGATATCGTTGAAAAGAAAGTTGATAATTTCAGCATAGAAGGTCTGCCGAATAAACTTTCCGCCGATATTAAAGCCGTTAAAATAATAGGCGACAACAGGGCGTATGTAAGCGGAACCGTTAAAGGTTACGGCGAACTTGAATGTTCCCGCTGTTTGGAAATATATAAACATCCGATAGATTTGAAAATAGCTTCGGATATAGTTTTTGACGAGGGTGTTGCGGATGTCGGCGAAGAAATTCGCCAGCTTGTAATTCTTGAAATGCCTTCAAGACCTTTGTGTTCGGATAAATGTCTTGGAATATGCAAAGTTTGCGGAAGAATAAATAAAGAAAACGATTCCTGCTCTTGCGATAAAGAAGATAAGTCTATAAAAGAAACATGGGCAGGTTTGCTTGAAAATGCCCGCAATAAAAATAAAAAAAGTTAA
- the rpmF gene encoding 50S ribosomal protein L32, whose amino-acid sequence MPNPKRKHTPHRRDSRRSANSKLDNPNSSKCSNCGSPKLPHRICPECGFYNGKLIVAKKVKKSAAQNQEKEASK is encoded by the coding sequence ATGCCAAATCCAAAAAGAAAACACACGCCCCATCGCAGAGATTCCAGAAGATCTGCAAACTCTAAACTTGATAATCCGAATTCAAGCAAGTGCTCAAATTGCGGTTCTCCTAAACTTCCGCACAGAATATGTCCGGAATGCGGGTTTTATAACGGCAAACTTATAGTTGCTAAAAAAGTAAAAAAATCTGCGGCTCAAAATCAGGAAAAAGAGGCTTCTAAATAA
- the plsX gene encoding phosphate acyltransferase PlsX encodes MIIALDAMGGDNAPVSTVHGAVLAARESKHKILLVGQEKVLSEELLKYHKRYDLTSLNIEIVNATEVIGMGEHPAKAVRQKKDSSLSVCAKLVADGKADAFVSMGNSGAAMAAALFYLKRIEGVLRPAISTTFPTIDGSCLIADMGANVDCEPAHLLQFALMASIYSEKVLGITNPRVGLVSIGEEPSKGNKLTLAAYELIKNTNLNFVGNLEGRDIPASKADVVIADGFVGNVILKFGEGLAEMILKLVKKGLKKHPVAWASLPFLWLAIKDLRTKVDYNSTGGAPLLGVNGVCVIGHGRSESKAVKNAIFAAANAAEHDLTHEIKAAVEKYSVNAQSEKTNE; translated from the coding sequence ATGATAATCGCGCTTGATGCGATGGGCGGAGACAACGCCCCGGTATCAACGGTTCACGGCGCTGTATTGGCGGCAAGAGAATCTAAACATAAAATTCTTCTTGTCGGTCAGGAAAAAGTTTTATCCGAAGAACTTTTGAAATATCATAAAAGATACGACCTTACTTCTCTCAACATTGAGATAGTAAACGCCACTGAAGTTATCGGTATGGGCGAACATCCGGCTAAAGCCGTGCGCCAAAAGAAAGATTCGTCTCTTTCTGTTTGCGCAAAACTTGTTGCGGACGGCAAAGCCGACGCTTTCGTTTCCATGGGCAACTCCGGAGCGGCAATGGCGGCGGCTCTTTTTTATTTAAAAAGAATAGAAGGCGTTTTAAGACCGGCGATATCTACAACTTTCCCGACAATAGACGGAAGCTGTCTTATTGCCGACATGGGCGCCAATGTAGATTGCGAGCCTGCGCATCTTTTGCAATTTGCGCTTATGGCTTCAATATACAGCGAAAAAGTTTTAGGCATTACAAACCCAAGAGTAGGTCTTGTTTCCATAGGCGAAGAGCCTTCCAAAGGAAACAAACTTACGCTTGCGGCGTATGAACTTATAAAAAATACAAATTTAAATTTTGTAGGAAATCTTGAAGGCAGAGATATTCCCGCATCAAAAGCAGACGTAGTTATAGCCGACGGTTTTGTAGGAAATGTAATACTTAAATTCGGCGAAGGGCTTGCCGAGATGATTTTAAAGCTTGTAAAAAAAGGATTAAAGAAGCACCCCGTAGCATGGGCGTCGCTTCCTTTTTTATGGCTTGCAATTAAAGATTTAAGAACAAAAGTAGATTATAATTCCACCGGCGGAGCTCCTCTTTTGGGAGTTAACGGCGTGTGCGTAATAGGGCACGGCAGATCCGAAAGCAAAGCGGTAAAAAATGCTATTTTTGCGGCAGCTAACGCCGCAGAGCACGACCTTACCCACGAAATTAAAGCGGCGGTTGAAAAATACAGCGTAAATGCTCAAAGTGAAAAAACAAATGAATAA
- a CDS encoding beta-ketoacyl-ACP synthase III, translating to MNKKIGVKILATGSYFPKKVLTNADLEKIVDTSDEWISTRTGIKERHISENNEPTSELAYKASLEAIKTAQIKNEDIDLIIVATVTPDMLFPSTACFLQTKLGLNSAPAFDLSAACSGFIYALATAKAYIESGLYKTVLIAGSEELSKFTDWTDRNTCVLFGDAAGAMILTASEENDDVLSVCLGADGSYSELLNMPAGGTVNPATVETVKGKLHTIKMAGKEVFKVAVTKMGIAAEKALVLAGKKPEEITLYIPHQANMRIIEAVAKKVGVTMDKVFVNIHKTGNTSSATTITALDEAIKTGKLKKGDLVELVAFGGGFTWGAAVIRI from the coding sequence ATGAATAAAAAAATCGGCGTAAAAATATTGGCGACGGGTTCCTATTTTCCTAAAAAAGTTCTTACAAATGCGGACTTAGAAAAAATTGTTGACACTTCCGACGAATGGATAAGCACCAGAACCGGAATAAAAGAAAGACACATTTCCGAAAATAACGAGCCTACTTCCGAACTTGCTTACAAGGCTTCTTTGGAAGCTATCAAAACGGCGCAAATAAAAAATGAAGATATAGATTTAATAATTGTCGCAACCGTAACGCCGGATATGCTTTTTCCTTCAACGGCGTGTTTCTTGCAGACAAAACTCGGGCTTAATTCAGCGCCGGCGTTTGATTTATCCGCCGCTTGTTCCGGTTTTATTTACGCGCTTGCCACGGCAAAAGCTTATATAGAATCAGGGCTTTACAAAACTGTTCTTATAGCGGGCTCCGAAGAACTTTCTAAATTTACGGATTGGACGGACAGAAACACATGCGTGCTTTTCGGCGACGCTGCCGGCGCCATGATTCTTACGGCGTCGGAAGAAAATGACGACGTATTATCCGTTTGCCTCGGCGCTGACGGTTCTTATTCGGAATTGCTGAATATGCCCGCAGGCGGAACGGTTAACCCCGCGACGGTTGAAACCGTTAAAGGCAAACTTCACACAATAAAAATGGCAGGCAAAGAAGTTTTTAAAGTTGCGGTTACAAAAATGGGTATTGCCGCAGAAAAAGCGCTTGTGCTTGCAGGTAAAAAACCTGAAGAAATAACTCTTTACATTCCGCATCAGGCAAATATGAGAATTATTGAAGCCGTAGCAAAAAAAGTCGGCGTTACAATGGACAAAGTTTTTGTTAACATTCATAAAACCGGAAATACGTCTTCCGCAACAACAATTACGGCGTTAGATGAAGCCATAAAAACCGGAAAATTAAAAAAAGGCGATCTTGTAGAGCTTGTAGCTTTTGGCGGCGGCTTTACCTGGGGCGCGGCAGTAATAAGAATTTAG
- the fabD gene encoding ACP S-malonyltransferase, whose translation MKIGLIFPGQGSQVVGMGKDLYDKYPKAKEIIDLAGDELKKIIFEGPEETLKITKYTQPAIFTVSMAAFEVLKENIDASKFEFVAAGHSLGEYSALCAAGFFSFENGLSMVKARGEFIQKASQENPGTMAAIMGLEKQVLEDVCKKASEFGVVEPVNFNSPGQIVIAGTVAAVEKAVELATAAGALKCVVLNVSGPFHSSLMSSAADSMAQELKKYTFTAPAFGVYTNCDALLTTDSTIVKDKLFKQIKSAVKWDESIQNAISGGVETFIEVGPGKVLSGLLRRIDRSKKALNIEDEASLQKTLAALNA comes from the coding sequence ATGAAAATCGGTTTAATATTTCCGGGGCAGGGGTCTCAGGTTGTTGGAATGGGGAAAGATTTGTATGATAAATACCCCAAAGCTAAAGAAATAATAGATTTGGCTGGCGATGAACTCAAAAAGATTATTTTTGAAGGGCCGGAAGAAACTTTAAAAATTACAAAATACACGCAGCCTGCCATTTTTACCGTAAGCATGGCGGCCTTTGAAGTTTTAAAAGAAAATATAGACGCTTCAAAATTTGAATTTGTAGCGGCAGGGCACTCTCTGGGAGAGTATTCTGCTCTTTGCGCCGCTGGTTTTTTTAGTTTTGAAAACGGGTTGTCCATGGTTAAAGCAAGAGGCGAGTTCATTCAAAAAGCTTCGCAGGAAAATCCCGGAACAATGGCTGCAATAATGGGCTTGGAAAAACAGGTTTTGGAAGACGTTTGCAAAAAAGCTTCCGAATTCGGCGTTGTTGAACCTGTAAATTTTAATTCTCCCGGGCAAATAGTTATAGCCGGAACAGTCGCGGCAGTTGAAAAAGCCGTAGAACTTGCAACTGCTGCCGGTGCGTTAAAATGCGTTGTTTTAAACGTTTCGGGGCCGTTTCATTCTTCTCTTATGTCTTCTGCCGCAGATTCAATGGCGCAAGAACTTAAAAAATATACTTTTACAGCTCCTGCGTTTGGCGTTTACACAAACTGCGATGCGCTATTGACAACAGACTCAACAATTGTTAAAGATAAGTTGTTCAAGCAAATTAAAAGCGCCGTAAAGTGGGACGAAAGCATTCAAAATGCAATTTCCGGCGGCGTTGAAACTTTCATAGAAGTGGGTCCGGGAAAAGTTTTGTCCGGTCTTTTAAGAAGAATAGACAGAAGCAAAAAAGCGTTAAACATTGAAGACGAAGCATCTTTGCAAAAAACGCTTGCGGCGCTTAACGCTTAA
- the fabG gene encoding 3-oxoacyl-[acyl-carrier-protein] reductase, with product MRLKGKSAVITGSAQGIGRSIAETFAAQGANVVISDINAELSQKTADEIKAKYGVETAAVACNVAKLEECENLIKTSLDKFSKIDILVNNAGITKDNLVLRMTEAEWDAVIAVNLKGVFNCIKAAAKPMLKQREGRIINIASVVGQMGNAGQVNYCATKGGVIAVTKTCAKEFASRNILVNAIAPGFIRTAMTDKLTEDQKKAMSDTIPLSRLGEAQDIANAALFFASDDSSYITGHVLAVNGGMYM from the coding sequence ATGAGACTTAAAGGAAAATCTGCAGTTATAACCGGTTCGGCGCAAGGTATAGGAAGATCTATTGCCGAAACTTTTGCGGCTCAGGGCGCAAACGTAGTTATTTCGGATATTAACGCTGAACTTTCACAAAAAACAGCGGACGAAATTAAAGCTAAATACGGCGTTGAAACAGCAGCCGTAGCGTGCAACGTTGCAAAACTTGAAGAGTGCGAAAATCTTATAAAAACCTCGCTTGACAAATTCTCCAAAATTGATATACTTGTTAACAATGCCGGCATCACAAAAGACAATCTTGTTTTAAGAATGACCGAAGCGGAATGGGACGCGGTTATAGCAGTTAATCTTAAAGGCGTTTTTAATTGCATTAAAGCCGCCGCAAAACCTATGCTTAAGCAGAGAGAAGGCAGAATAATTAACATAGCTTCAGTTGTGGGGCAAATGGGTAACGCGGGACAGGTTAACTATTGCGCAACAAAAGGTGGAGTAATAGCCGTAACAAAAACTTGCGCTAAAGAGTTTGCTTCAAGAAATATTCTTGTAAATGCCATAGCGCCCGGATTTATCCGCACAGCCATGACAGATAAGCTTACCGAAGATCAGAAGAAAGCAATGTCGGACACAATTCCGCTTTCCAGACTCGGCGAAGCCCAAGACATAGCAAACGCAGCATTATTTTTCGCAAGCGACGATTCTTCATACATAACAGGACACGTTTTGGCAGTTAACGGCGGAATGTACATGTAG
- the acpP gene encoding acyl carrier protein, with amino-acid sequence MADFEARVKEIIVEQLGVDPAEVVVGASFVNDLGADSLDTVELVMAFEEEFGIEIPDEEAEKIQSVGNAIDYIKAHAAK; translated from the coding sequence ATGGCAGACTTTGAAGCTAGAGTTAAAGAAATTATTGTTGAACAGTTGGGTGTAGATCCGGCGGAAGTTGTAGTCGGCGCATCGTTCGTAAATGATTTGGGCGCAGATTCATTGGATACCGTTGAACTCGTTATGGCTTTTGAAGAAGAGTTTGGTATTGAAATTCCCGATGAAGAAGCTGAAAAAATCCAGTCAGTCGGAAATGCGATAGATTACATTAAAGCCCACGCGGCAAAATAA
- the fabF gene encoding beta-ketoacyl-ACP synthase II: protein MKKRIVITGIGIVSPIGTGNNEFQAALKAGKSGISPIEHFDVTDFPAKISGYIKDFDPEKFIDKKKAKRMARFTQMGAAAAKLAVEDSGLDLSKEDLSRIGVITGTGMGGLGVIEEEEQALLSKGPRRVSPFLIPMIITNILPGEIAISYGFTGPNYAVSSACASANHAMGDALGLLRSGAADVMISGGAEAVITPLGLAGFCNMKAVSTRNDEPTKASRPFDKNRDGFVMGEGAGIVVLETLEHALARGAKIYAELAGYGASDDAYHITAPDSQAKGAVLALEKAIADAGISKDEVDYINAHGTSTGLNDKTETLAIKKVFGERAYKIPVSSTKSMTGHLLGAAAGVELIATVLSMQGGFIHPTVNYETPDPDCDLDYVPNTAREAQITCALSNSLGFGGHNATVVIKKYVK, encoded by the coding sequence ATGAAAAAGAGAATAGTTATAACCGGTATAGGGATAGTTTCCCCTATAGGAACAGGAAATAACGAGTTTCAGGCTGCTTTAAAAGCCGGAAAGTCGGGAATTTCGCCAATAGAGCATTTTGACGTCACGGATTTTCCTGCCAAAATCAGCGGATACATCAAAGATTTTGATCCTGAAAAATTTATTGACAAGAAAAAAGCTAAAAGAATGGCGAGATTTACTCAAATGGGCGCGGCTGCCGCAAAGCTTGCCGTTGAAGATTCCGGACTTGATTTATCTAAAGAAGATTTATCAAGAATCGGCGTTATCACCGGCACAGGCATGGGCGGGCTTGGCGTAATTGAAGAAGAGGAGCAAGCGCTTCTTTCAAAAGGTCCCAGAAGAGTAAGCCCTTTTCTTATTCCTATGATTATCACGAATATTCTTCCCGGAGAAATAGCCATAAGTTACGGTTTTACCGGACCTAATTACGCGGTTAGCAGCGCATGCGCTTCAGCTAATCACGCAATGGGCGACGCTTTAGGCTTACTTCGTTCGGGAGCCGCAGACGTTATGATTTCAGGCGGAGCCGAAGCTGTAATTACTCCTTTAGGGCTTGCCGGATTTTGCAATATGAAAGCGGTTTCTACAAGAAACGACGAACCGACCAAGGCTTCCAGACCTTTTGACAAAAACCGCGATGGTTTTGTTATGGGCGAGGGCGCTGGCATAGTGGTTTTGGAAACTCTTGAGCATGCATTGGCAAGAGGCGCAAAAATTTATGCCGAACTTGCGGGATACGGCGCTTCCGATGACGCTTATCATATAACTGCTCCGGATTCGCAAGCAAAAGGCGCAGTTTTGGCTTTGGAAAAAGCCATTGCCGACGCAGGAATTTCTAAAGACGAAGTAGATTACATCAACGCTCACGGAACCTCTACGGGTTTAAACGATAAAACGGAGACTTTGGCGATAAAAAAAGTTTTCGGCGAACGCGCTTACAAAATACCGGTTTCTTCCACAAAATCCATGACCGGACATCTTTTGGGAGCCGCCGCCGGAGTAGAACTTATCGCTACGGTGCTTTCAATGCAGGGCGGTTTTATTCACCCTACCGTTAATTACGAAACGCCTGATCCGGACTGTGACCTTGATTATGTTCCTAATACCGCAAGAGAAGCGCAGATTACATGCGCGCTTTCAAACTCTCTCGGTTTTGGCGGGCATAACGCAACCGTAGTAATTAAAAAATATGTTAAATAA
- the rnc gene encoding ribonuclease III: MLNNSLEKLQKVIEYKFNNLEVLITALTHKSYASDAGSKNCNERMEFLGDSILSAVVVEVLYNTFPDESEGKLSQYKSQIVSAANLSRWAKLIDLGSFIFLGKGEDTPTARNRESLLCDAFEAIVGALYIDGGLEAAKKFVSKFFDFNLAQGVEITDYKSRLQESVQSEYKRLPQYEILKEFGPDHNKQFEAGVYVKNKLLGTGAGRTKKEAQQAAAKKAIENTKKTEK, encoded by the coding sequence ATGTTAAATAATAGTCTTGAAAAACTTCAAAAGGTTATTGAATATAAATTCAATAACCTTGAAGTTTTAATAACGGCGCTTACGCATAAATCTTACGCGTCGGACGCCGGAAGCAAAAATTGCAACGAACGTATGGAATTTTTAGGCGACAGTATTTTGTCCGCGGTTGTGGTTGAAGTTCTTTACAATACTTTTCCCGATGAGTCGGAAGGAAAATTGTCGCAGTATAAATCTCAAATTGTTTCGGCGGCAAATTTAAGCCGTTGGGCAAAGCTGATAGATTTAGGAAGTTTTATTTTTTTAGGAAAAGGCGAAGACACTCCGACGGCGCGCAACAGAGAAAGTTTGCTTTGCGACGCGTTTGAGGCAATTGTCGGAGCTTTGTATATTGACGGCGGTCTTGAAGCCGCAAAAAAGTTTGTTTCAAAATTTTTTGATTTTAATTTGGCGCAGGGCGTAGAAATAACGGATTATAAAAGCAGGTTGCAGGAAAGCGTTCAGTCTGAATACAAAAGACTTCCGCAGTATGAAATTTTAAAAGAGTTCGGGCCTGACCACAACAAACAGTTTGAAGCGGGCGTTTACGTGAAAAATAAGCTTTTAGGCACCGGCGCGGGGCGCACAAAAAAAGAAGCGCAGCAAGCCGCTGCAAAAAAAGCTATAGAAAATACAAAAAAGACAGAGAAATAA
- a CDS encoding acyl-CoA dehydrogenase family protein: MDYFLSEEEKMMVETARTIAIEKMKPVREHYDETEEFPWDIVKEFAQADLCGVYIPEEYGGFGKGIMGLVLVVEELCKVDGGISLSLAATALGTLPILVAGNEAQKKKYLPDIASGKKLAAFGLTEAGAGSDATGMSTTAVKDGDYYILNGTKCFITNGGDAETYTIFAKTNPSRGARGISCFIVEKGTPGFEFGKKEKKMGIRASSTRELIFNNCKIHKDQLLGKEGHGLMIAQATLDNSRPGVAAQALGIAAGALDEAVEYARKRVQFGQAISSFQGIQHMLAEMATEVEAARALLYASARMIDSGTDKRTSKESAMAKLYCSEVAMKVTTNAVQIFGGYGYTREYPVEKMMRDAKITTLYEGTSQIQKNEIALNLIKESAAKGK, from the coding sequence ATGGACTATTTTTTGTCTGAAGAAGAAAAGATGATGGTTGAGACGGCAAGAACTATCGCTATTGAAAAAATGAAACCCGTCAGAGAGCATTACGACGAAACCGAAGAGTTTCCGTGGGACATTGTAAAAGAATTCGCGCAGGCTGATTTGTGCGGAGTTTATATTCCCGAAGAATACGGCGGATTCGGAAAAGGCATAATGGGTCTTGTTTTGGTAGTGGAAGAACTTTGCAAAGTTGACGGCGGAATATCTTTGTCTCTTGCCGCAACCGCGCTTGGGACTCTTCCTATTCTTGTAGCGGGAAATGAAGCGCAGAAGAAAAAATATCTTCCCGATATAGCATCAGGCAAAAAACTTGCCGCTTTCGGTTTAACCGAAGCCGGCGCAGGTTCGGACGCAACCGGAATGTCAACAACTGCCGTTAAAGACGGAGATTATTACATATTAAACGGAACGAAATGTTTTATTACCAACGGCGGCGACGCTGAAACTTACACTATTTTTGCAAAAACAAATCCTTCAAGAGGCGCAAGAGGAATATCTTGCTTTATCGTAGAAAAAGGCACTCCGGGTTTTGAATTCGGCAAAAAAGAAAAGAAAATGGGAATAAGAGCTTCTTCCACAAGAGAATTAATATTTAACAATTGCAAAATTCACAAAGACCAGCTTCTTGGAAAAGAAGGACACGGTTTAATGATAGCTCAGGCAACGCTTGACAATTCCCGTCCGGGAGTTGCGGCGCAGGCTTTGGGTATAGCCGCCGGCGCACTTGACGAAGCGGTGGAATACGCAAGAAAAAGAGTTCAGTTCGGTCAGGCTATATCTTCTTTTCAGGGAATTCAGCACATGCTTGCCGAGATGGCTACGGAAGTTGAAGCCGCAAGAGCTCTTCTTTACGCGTCCGCAAGAATGATTGATTCCGGAACCGATAAACGCACCAGCAAAGAATCCGCAATGGCAAAACTTTATTGCTCCGAAGTTGCAATGAAAGTTACCACAAACGCAGTTCAAATTTTCGGCGGATACGGATACACAAGAGAATATCCCGTAGAAAAAATGATGAGAGACGCAAAAATAACAACATTGTATGAAGGAACAAGCCAAATTCAGAAAAACGAAATTGCGCTTAACCTTATAAAAGAATCAGCGGCGAAAGGAAAATAA